Proteins co-encoded in one Bubalus bubalis isolate 160015118507 breed Murrah chromosome 7, NDDB_SH_1, whole genome shotgun sequence genomic window:
- the EXOC1L gene encoding exocyst complex component 1-like isoform X2: MVKHYRIGLDEKYEVTKKWSLNDLQMIDGKEADTDNPFFDLHFKKVYSLEAYSCASKYAFARTVNKLNHAYLKKDLQIVNFDSTYINDDSIWSSNNKDCLVLMRICFYAFNLVCLSLCPLPL, from the exons atgGTGAAACACTACAGAATAGGTTTAGATGAAAAATATGAAGTAACCAAAAAGTGGTCTTTGAATGATCTGCAGATGATCGATGGAAAAGAAGCAGATACA GACAATCCATTCTTTGATCTGCACTTCAAGAAAGTGTACAGTTTGGAAGCATATAGTTGTGCTTCGAAATATGCCTTTGCTCGGACTGTAAACAAGCTGAATCATGCATACCTCAAGAAGGACTTACAGATCGTGAACTTTGATTCTACTTACATTAATGATGATTCCATTTGGTCCTCCAACAACAAGGATTGCTTGGTCCTTATGAGAATATGCTTCTATGCCTTCAATTTAGTGTGCTTGTCCCTGTGTCCTCTGCCGCTCTGA